A stretch of Pyrenophora tritici-repentis strain M4 chromosome 7, whole genome shotgun sequence DNA encodes these proteins:
- a CDS encoding TAF6, Transcription initiation factor TFIID has protein sequence MSSVWNPDNVRDVAESVGIASLADNVVEELARDVDFRLAQVLEEALKFMRHGKRTTLSTQDISNALKVLNVEPLYGYESTRPLRFGEASLGPGQPLYYVEDEEVDFEKLINAPLPKVPREITFTAHWLAVEGVQPSIPQNPNTNTADLLPKGPNANPHLAAANGLDNVNVKPLVKHVLSKESQELFNKLSGALIDETNIEWQNAALAAISTEPGIHQLTTYLLSFIAEKVTHNMKNLFILSQMMRAAEALLKNQAIYLDPYVAYMVPPILTCCIGGKLGPTSHQVPSNASSETLNGTAPDYSRAAQDAFYLRTLAAHLLKDICRKHSTSNQGLKSRIARTCLKQFMDPEKSVGTHFGALQALLLVLGPGDALRGLILPNIKLYNDDFLAKKLADDGTRHDADILLQVLVGSFPALVPKSIRERADKAKSEGNYAAPNLEDLRERLSDKVGDIVAGRIISNKMQLEAQEILRKDFDV, from the exons ATGTCTTCAGTCTGGAACCCCGACAATGTACGCGACGTGGCCGAATCCGTGGGCATCGCCTCACTCGCCGACAACGTTGTCGAGGAGCTAGCGCGCGATGTCGACTTCCGCCTCGCCCAAGTGCTGGAAGAGGCGCTCAAGTTCATGCGACACGGGAAGCGGACCACGTTGAGCACACAGGACATATCCAATGCCCTCAAGGTGCTTAATGTCGAGCCATTGTATGGTTACGAGTCGACGCGTCCGCTGCGCTTTGGTGAGGCCTCACTAGGCCCGGGCCAGCCTCTGTACTATGTCGAAGATGAGGAGGTCGATTTCGAAAAGCTCATCAACGCCCCGCTGCCCAAGGTGCCACGAGAAATCACCTTCACAG CACATTGGCTCGCCGTAGAGGGTGTCCAGCCTTCAATACCGCAAAACCCCAACACGAACACCGCCGACCTTTTGCCAAAGGGTCCGAATGCAAACCCGCACCTGGCTGCTGCCAATGGCCTGGACAATGTCAACGTCAAGCCGCTCGTAAAACACGTCCTCTCCAAAGAGTCGCAAGAGCTGTTCAACAAGCTGTCTGGCGCCCTCATCGATGAGACCAACATCGAATGGCAGAATGCAGCTCTCGCAGCAATCTCGACAGAACCCGGCATCCACCAATTGACGACTTATCTCCTCAGCTTCATCGCTGAGAAGGTTACACACAATATGAAAAATCTCTTCATACTCAGTCAGATGATGCGTGCGGCCGAAGCCCTGCTCAAGAACCAGGCCATCTACCTTGATCCATATGTAGCCTACATGGTCCCTCCCATCCTCACATGCTGCATCGGCGGAAAGCTAGGGCCAACAAGTCACCAAGTGCCCTCCAACGCGTCCTCTGAGACTCTAAACGGAACCGCACCTGACTACAGCCGCGCTGCCCAGGACGCCTTTTACCTCCGGACACTCGCCGCCCATTTGCTCAAAGACATTTGCAGAAAACACTCGACATCGAATCAAGGGCTCAAGTCGCGAATCGCGCGCACATGTCTCAAGCAGTTCATGGATCCGGAGAAGTCGGTGGGGACACACTTTGGCGCACTACAAGCGCTGCTTCTGGTCCTCGGCCCTGGTGATGCACTACGGGGTCTTATCTTGCCCAACATCAAGTTATACAACGATGATTTCCTTGCTAAGAAGCTCGCCGACGACGGCACAAGGCACGACGCGGACATACTACTACAGGTGCTCGTGGGTTCCTTCCCAGCGCTGGTACCTAAGAGCATCAGGGAGAGAGCCGACAAGGCGAAGTCCGAAGGCAACTACGCCGCACCCAACCTGGAAGATCTTAGAGAGCGCCTTTCAGACAAGGTCGGCGACATTGTAGCCGGGCGCATCATTTCCAACAAGATGCAACTGGAAGCACAAGAAATTCTTCGAAAGGACTTTGACGTCTAA